In Nitrobacteraceae bacterium AZCC 1564, the following proteins share a genomic window:
- a CDS encoding choline dehydrogenase (product_source=KO:K00108; cath_funfam=3.50.50.60; cog=COG2303; ko=KO:K00108; pfam=PF00732,PF05199; superfamily=51905) produces the protein MKKNYDYIIIGAGSAGCVMADRLSASGEHSVLVIEAGGPDRNVWIHVPLGYGRTFFNSTVNWMFETEPQPGLNGRRIAQPRGKGLGGSSSINGLLYVRGQREDYDGWRDLGNRGWGYSDVLPMFKRSEDQQRGSGPWHGTGGPLPVTDLPEKHPIAEAFIAAGIKAGIPHNPDFNGERQEGVGPFQATAKRGLRFSTAKAFLRGALKRQNLDLVTHAQVTRILFDGVRARGVAYVHEGRNVEVTANREILLCAGAIQSPHILQLSGVGPEGLLRQYNIPVVKALPGVGENLQDHVQARFILETKKKITLNDDMANPLRQLWMGLKYIFTRKGPLGWWAGIAGAFIKTRPDLDRPDVQFHLYPFSTDRKDRPVLHPYSAFTLTVCQLRPYSRGHVRLKSADPLVPPAISPNYLSDPRDADVLAAGMKIARQVAAAEPLASMIKSEKEPGWVMPDEELLSFLRAKAMSVYHPVGTCRMGHDENAVVDDELRVHGLVGLRVIDASIMPTLISGNTNAPSIMIGEMGAEFVLRTAAVQNSKAA, from the coding sequence ATGAAGAAGAACTACGACTACATCATCATTGGCGCCGGATCGGCCGGGTGCGTTATGGCGGATCGGCTGTCCGCCAGCGGGGAGCATTCCGTATTGGTGATCGAGGCCGGGGGGCCGGATCGCAATGTCTGGATTCATGTTCCTCTCGGTTATGGCCGCACTTTCTTCAATAGTACCGTCAACTGGATGTTTGAGACGGAGCCGCAGCCGGGCCTGAACGGGCGCCGCATCGCCCAACCGCGCGGCAAGGGACTCGGCGGTTCAAGTTCGATCAACGGCCTCCTTTATGTCCGTGGTCAGCGCGAGGACTACGACGGATGGCGCGATCTCGGTAACCGCGGCTGGGGATACAGTGACGTGCTACCCATGTTCAAACGCAGCGAAGATCAGCAGCGCGGCAGCGGGCCGTGGCATGGGACAGGCGGGCCGTTACCTGTCACGGACCTTCCGGAGAAGCATCCGATCGCCGAGGCCTTTATCGCCGCCGGCATAAAGGCAGGAATTCCACACAATCCTGATTTCAACGGCGAGCGGCAGGAAGGCGTAGGCCCTTTCCAGGCGACAGCCAAGCGCGGCCTTCGTTTCAGCACGGCGAAGGCGTTTCTGCGCGGCGCCCTGAAACGCCAGAACCTTGATCTTGTCACTCATGCACAAGTGACACGCATCCTCTTCGATGGTGTGCGCGCGCGAGGCGTGGCTTACGTCCATGAAGGCCGCAATGTTGAAGTCACCGCCAATCGCGAAATCCTTCTTTGCGCCGGCGCGATCCAGTCGCCGCATATTCTGCAGTTGTCGGGTGTCGGGCCGGAGGGACTGCTTCGCCAGTACAACATTCCGGTCGTTAAAGCGCTGCCTGGTGTCGGAGAGAATCTGCAGGATCACGTCCAGGCGCGCTTCATTCTCGAGACAAAGAAGAAGATCACGCTCAACGACGACATGGCCAATCCGCTTCGGCAGCTATGGATGGGCCTGAAATACATCTTCACGCGAAAGGGACCGCTCGGCTGGTGGGCCGGAATTGCAGGTGCATTTATCAAGACACGCCCCGATCTCGACAGACCTGACGTGCAGTTTCATCTGTACCCGTTCAGCACGGACCGGAAGGATCGCCCGGTTCTGCATCCATATTCCGCGTTCACGCTGACGGTCTGCCAATTGAGACCATACTCGCGTGGTCACGTGCGCTTGAAGAGTGCAGACCCGCTGGTGCCACCCGCGATCTCGCCGAACTATCTGAGTGATCCCCGCGATGCGGACGTGCTGGCCGCAGGCATGAAAATCGCTCGTCAGGTGGCGGCTGCAGAGCCGCTTGCCAGCATGATCAAATCGGAAAAGGAGCCCGGTTGGGTCATGCCTGATGAGGAGTTGCTGTCATTCCTGCGCGCGAAGGCAATGTCTGTCTACCATCCGGTCGGGACCTGCCGCATGGGACATGACGAAAACGCGGTGGTGGATGATGAACTCCGCGTTCACGGCCTTGTTGGCCTTCGGGTGATTGATGCGTCGATCATGCCGACGCTGATCTCGGGCAACACCAACGCGCCATCGATCATGATCGGCGAGATGGGCGCGGAATTCGTTCTCCGCACAGCCGCAGTTCAGAATTCAAAAGCGGCCTGA
- a CDS encoding ribulose 1,5-bisphosphate synthetase/thiazole synthase/predicted regulator of Ras-like GTPase activity (Roadblock/LC7/MglB family) (product_source=COG1635/COG2018; cath_funfam=3.50.50.60; cog=COG1635,COG2018; pfam=PF12831; superfamily=51905): MQMIAEAVRQTPVRRTVDVLVVGGGSAGLAAATSAARLGSDVMLVEKNGYLGGTLAMVTLGSICGLYTVTEADVIPVVKGFASELIERMDRVGGIKGPMRWLETASLLYDPTSIKLVADEIVTEAGVKVAFHNIAVAVVKDGGRIKGVIFEGRDGRWACMATTVIDCTGDANIAALCGAEFEHDPSLIQAPTTMFRFGGVDTAQATAMTRDDLRNHLEKAVAAGSPLPRTAGGMFSFREGAMHLNITRVLRGERSPDPLNTEEVSEAEINGRKQLKLYLDAFRRFVPGYENAFIADIGSEIGVRESRRIKGDYWLTLDDVMNEARFDDSIACSAWPVEEHGAGRATKWIFLKPGTFYELPFRMLLPVGIDGLLVAGRCSSASHDAHASMRIAAVCMALGEAAGVAAAQAGSTDIRQLKPSSIRQQLEKQGAMVGPLPEASQQSKSGQVIHA; the protein is encoded by the coding sequence ATGCAAATGATTGCCGAAGCGGTGCGTCAGACGCCGGTCCGACGAACGGTCGATGTTCTTGTCGTTGGTGGCGGCTCTGCGGGGCTTGCTGCAGCGACGTCCGCTGCGCGACTGGGATCCGACGTGATGCTGGTCGAGAAGAATGGCTATCTGGGCGGCACTCTCGCAATGGTTACGCTTGGGAGCATTTGCGGCCTGTACACCGTAACCGAGGCGGATGTCATTCCGGTGGTGAAGGGATTCGCCAGCGAGTTGATCGAGCGGATGGATCGCGTTGGCGGCATCAAAGGGCCGATGCGTTGGCTGGAGACCGCTTCGCTGCTTTACGATCCAACCTCCATCAAACTGGTGGCCGATGAGATCGTGACCGAGGCCGGCGTGAAGGTCGCCTTCCATAATATTGCTGTCGCGGTCGTCAAAGACGGAGGCCGCATCAAGGGCGTGATTTTTGAGGGTCGGGATGGCCGTTGGGCCTGCATGGCGACAACGGTGATCGATTGCACGGGAGACGCGAATATTGCCGCCCTGTGCGGTGCTGAATTTGAACACGATCCGTCGCTGATCCAGGCGCCAACCACCATGTTCCGCTTTGGCGGCGTGGATACGGCGCAGGCGACTGCCATGACGCGCGACGATCTTCGTAACCACCTCGAAAAGGCCGTTGCGGCCGGATCGCCGTTGCCGCGCACGGCCGGCGGCATGTTCAGCTTCCGCGAAGGAGCCATGCATCTGAACATCACGCGCGTTCTGCGCGGCGAGCGTTCGCCGGATCCGCTCAACACTGAAGAGGTGTCGGAAGCCGAGATCAACGGGCGGAAACAACTCAAGCTTTATCTTGACGCGTTTCGTCGCTTTGTACCTGGCTACGAAAATGCGTTCATCGCAGATATCGGCTCCGAAATCGGCGTGAGGGAAAGTCGTCGCATCAAGGGCGACTACTGGCTGACGCTCGATGATGTGATGAATGAGGCACGCTTCGACGATTCGATTGCCTGCAGTGCCTGGCCAGTCGAAGAGCACGGCGCAGGTCGGGCGACAAAGTGGATATTCCTCAAACCGGGTACTTTCTACGAGTTGCCGTTCCGCATGCTGCTGCCGGTCGGGATCGACGGATTGCTCGTGGCGGGGCGGTGCTCCTCCGCGTCGCATGATGCGCACGCGTCGATGCGTATCGCTGCTGTCTGCATGGCGCTCGGCGAAGCCGCGGGTGTTGCGGCCGCTCAGGCCGGCAGCACGGATATTCGTCAGCTCAAACCGAGCAGCATTCGTCAGCAGCTTGAGAAGCAAGGGGCAATGGTCGGCCCGCTTCCTGAAGCCTCCCAACAATCAAAGTCCGGACAAGTCATTCACGCATGA
- a CDS encoding multiple sugar transport system permease protein (product_source=KO:K02026; cath_funfam=1.10.3720.10; cog=COG0395; ko=KO:K02026; pfam=PF00528; superfamily=161098; transmembrane_helix_parts=Inside_1_6,TMhelix_7_26,Outside_27_69,TMhelix_70_92,Inside_93_104,TMhelix_105_124,Outside_125_133,TMhelix_134_154,Inside_155_178,TMhelix_179_201,Outside_202_233,TMhelix_234_256,Inside_257_272), which translates to MAERRSLLPKVLIGIYLIPTLFPFYWMLKSALETPADVYKPRLWLGSFTLENFSTLLKTTNFLVTASNSLQAALISSTIVVVCSGLGGYALARTNIPRKTLIAQIVLFSYMFPEVLLGIPFFALFQKLGLLNSIWGLAIAHVTLSLPFGLWLMWQFYQALPMSYEEAAEMDGATKFQTFLMVMVPLSIPALTAVFIFAFAASWNDFVLGLMLIRDDQKFTLPIAMSLFVQQMELNWAVIQAANFLLALPGLLLVLFGRKYLVRGFQTSGLAN; encoded by the coding sequence GTGGCTGAGCGTCGGTCCCTGTTGCCTAAAGTCCTGATCGGGATCTATCTGATCCCGACGCTGTTTCCATTCTACTGGATGTTGAAATCCGCCCTGGAAACACCGGCGGACGTCTACAAGCCGCGGCTTTGGCTCGGCAGCTTCACGCTTGAAAACTTCAGCACACTTCTGAAGACCACGAACTTTCTCGTGACGGCGTCGAACAGTCTGCAGGCTGCGCTGATCAGCAGCACCATCGTCGTAGTCTGCAGTGGGCTCGGCGGTTACGCCCTTGCAAGGACAAATATCCCGCGCAAGACGCTCATCGCGCAGATTGTGCTGTTCTCTTACATGTTCCCCGAAGTGTTGCTTGGCATTCCGTTCTTCGCACTCTTCCAGAAATTGGGACTGTTGAACTCCATCTGGGGCCTTGCGATCGCTCACGTCACCCTCAGCCTGCCGTTCGGGCTCTGGTTGATGTGGCAGTTCTACCAGGCGCTGCCGATGTCTTACGAAGAAGCCGCGGAGATGGATGGAGCGACGAAGTTCCAGACCTTCTTGATGGTCATGGTGCCTTTGTCGATCCCGGCACTGACGGCCGTGTTCATCTTTGCCTTCGCCGCATCGTGGAACGACTTCGTGCTAGGCCTGATGTTGATCCGCGATGATCAGAAATTCACCTTGCCGATCGCCATGAGCCTGTTCGTGCAGCAGATGGAATTGAACTGGGCAGTGATCCAGGCCGCGAACTTCCTACTCGCGTTGCCCGGTTTGTTGCTGGTGCTGTTTGGCCGCAAATATCTCGTTCGCGGCTTCCAGACCAGTGGCCTTGCGAACTAA
- a CDS encoding multiple sugar transport system permease protein (product_source=KO:K02025; cath_funfam=1.10.3720.10; cog=COG1175; ko=KO:K02025; pfam=PF00528; superfamily=161098; transmembrane_helix_parts=Inside_1_11,TMhelix_12_34,Outside_35_74,TMhelix_75_97,Inside_98_103,TMhelix_104_126,Outside_127_140,TMhelix_141_163,Inside_164_169,TMhelix_170_188,Outside_189_202,TMhelix_203_225,Inside_226_231,TMhelix_232_254,Outside_255_263,TMhelix_264_286,Inside_287_296): MTGTKALRRLDFSGIALLLVAILFIAVMIIPVTWAIVLGFTNSGPFQAGMTFAGFDNYQTIFSDPAFWRALVIGLIYATISTVLEVILGVGIAILIFRHGSPFVTSFVLMPYMIPTVTTALVWRWMTDSLNGIFNQLMVHSGLIHSAIEFTSTGVLAMSLVTAASVWQFTPFVVLVILANLGTISPSVYEAARVDGVNWWQELIYVTIPMLRAPILLVILLRGIWMFNRFDIIWLLTSGGPIGGTTTLPLYAYVQAFGNNDYGVGGAVSTVIFMILLVFGVIYIRAFHPEKEVARG, translated from the coding sequence GTGACGGGAACGAAAGCACTTCGCAGGCTCGATTTTTCAGGCATTGCCCTCTTGCTGGTAGCAATCCTGTTCATCGCAGTGATGATTATTCCCGTCACGTGGGCGATCGTGTTGGGATTCACCAACAGCGGTCCATTCCAGGCCGGCATGACGTTTGCCGGCTTTGACAACTATCAGACCATTTTCAGCGATCCGGCATTCTGGCGTGCGCTCGTCATCGGTTTGATCTATGCGACCATTTCGACGGTACTTGAGGTTATCCTGGGAGTAGGGATCGCAATTCTCATCTTTCGGCATGGCAGCCCGTTCGTGACGAGCTTCGTGCTGATGCCCTACATGATACCGACTGTGACCACTGCGCTGGTGTGGCGTTGGATGACCGACAGTCTCAACGGTATCTTCAACCAATTGATGGTGCATTCGGGCTTGATCCACTCGGCCATCGAGTTCACCAGCACCGGCGTGCTCGCCATGTCACTGGTGACGGCCGCGAGCGTTTGGCAGTTCACACCGTTCGTGGTTCTTGTCATCCTTGCAAATCTCGGAACCATCTCGCCGAGCGTTTATGAAGCGGCGCGCGTCGACGGCGTGAATTGGTGGCAGGAATTGATCTACGTCACCATTCCGATGCTGCGTGCGCCGATCCTGCTCGTCATCCTGCTCCGCGGCATATGGATGTTCAACCGGTTCGATATCATCTGGCTGCTCACGTCAGGCGGCCCCATCGGTGGAACCACCACGCTTCCGCTCTACGCTTACGTTCAGGCATTCGGAAACAACGATTATGGCGTTGGCGGCGCAGTCTCGACGGTCATTTTCATGATTCTGCTGGTGTTCGGCGTCATCTACATCCGTGCTTTCCATCCGGAGAAGGAGGTGGCACGTGGCTGA
- a CDS encoding dihydroxy-acid dehydratase (product_source=KO:K01687; cog=COG0129; ko=KO:K01687; pfam=PF00920; superfamily=143975,52016; tigrfam=TIGR00110), producing MSKRNYRSNFEPGTTRWAIRRAQWRALGLTDEDMTKPKIAVINSSSEISICFSHLDEVAEIVKQGIREAGGLPFEIKTTAPSDFITGAGRGGRYLMPSRDLLVNDIEVAVEGAVLDGMVCLSSCDKTAPAHLMAAARLNIPSILVIGGYQACGRLHNKPVDIEDVFESVGELATGHITTKEIEEMCEIAVLSPGVCAGMGTANTMHIMAEALGMTLPGSAPVAASGQRMRDFAREAGKRIVSLVNEDLRPRDIMIPAAFSNAMAVGLAVSGSINMLRHLQAVASEGGIGANVYELIHALGRKVPLLCAIKPNGSGRIEELEAAGGARAVMKQLEPLLHRDVMTVSGRTVGENLSNITVEDGAIGSLERPVSPGPSVVILRGSLAPQGSIMKLGTGKAASFRGQCRVFESQEAAMESLARGEIKGGEVIVLRGLGARGGPGVASASWFVAAVNGARLGEEIAVITDGQLSGLNRGFTIGQVMPEAADGGPIALVQNGDSVSIDVEARSIELEVPEAELEQRRAALPPFVNSEKTGWLALYQDRVQPLTQGGTLKARSAI from the coding sequence ATGAGTAAGCGCAATTATCGATCCAATTTCGAGCCGGGTACAACACGGTGGGCGATCCGCCGCGCGCAATGGCGTGCGCTCGGGTTGACCGATGAGGACATGACGAAGCCGAAGATCGCCGTGATCAATTCGTCGTCGGAGATCTCGATCTGCTTCAGCCATCTCGATGAAGTCGCCGAGATCGTGAAGCAGGGCATTCGCGAGGCGGGTGGCTTGCCATTCGAAATCAAGACCACGGCGCCGAGCGATTTCATCACCGGCGCGGGGCGCGGTGGGCGCTATCTGATGCCATCGCGGGATCTTCTCGTGAACGACATCGAAGTTGCGGTGGAAGGCGCGGTGCTGGATGGCATGGTGTGTCTGTCGAGCTGCGACAAGACGGCGCCGGCTCATCTGATGGCCGCAGCACGGCTCAATATTCCGAGCATCCTTGTCATCGGAGGCTATCAGGCGTGTGGCAGGCTACATAACAAGCCGGTCGATATCGAAGATGTCTTCGAGTCGGTGGGCGAACTCGCGACGGGTCATATCACCACCAAGGAAATCGAGGAGATGTGCGAGATCGCGGTCCTCAGCCCGGGCGTTTGCGCCGGAATGGGGACGGCCAATACGATGCACATCATGGCTGAGGCGCTCGGCATGACGTTGCCGGGAAGCGCGCCGGTCGCGGCATCCGGGCAACGCATGCGTGATTTCGCGCGGGAAGCCGGTAAGCGGATCGTATCGCTCGTGAATGAGGATCTGCGTCCGCGAGACATTATGATCCCTGCGGCGTTCTCGAACGCGATGGCGGTGGGCCTCGCTGTGAGCGGCTCGATCAACATGTTGCGTCATCTTCAGGCGGTCGCCTCCGAAGGTGGAATCGGCGCGAACGTCTACGAACTCATTCACGCGCTCGGCCGGAAAGTGCCGTTGCTGTGCGCCATCAAGCCGAACGGCAGCGGACGCATCGAGGAGCTTGAGGCGGCAGGTGGCGCACGAGCGGTGATGAAGCAACTCGAGCCGTTGCTCCATCGCGATGTCATGACGGTGTCTGGCCGGACCGTCGGCGAAAATCTGTCGAACATCACGGTTGAGGATGGCGCAATTGGCAGCCTTGAGCGGCCGGTCAGCCCGGGCCCTTCTGTTGTGATCTTGCGCGGTTCACTCGCACCGCAAGGCTCCATCATGAAGTTGGGCACAGGCAAGGCGGCAAGCTTCCGCGGACAATGCCGTGTCTTCGAATCTCAGGAAGCCGCCATGGAATCGCTCGCGCGCGGTGAGATCAAGGGTGGTGAAGTGATTGTGTTGCGGGGGCTGGGTGCGCGGGGAGGTCCGGGCGTGGCGTCGGCGTCATGGTTTGTCGCTGCCGTCAACGGAGCGCGACTGGGTGAAGAGATCGCAGTGATTACGGATGGTCAGCTGTCTGGTCTGAATCGAGGTTTCACCATCGGGCAGGTGATGCCCGAAGCAGCCGACGGTGGGCCGATCGCCCTTGTCCAAAACGGCGACAGTGTGTCGATCGACGTCGAAGCTCGCAGCATCGAGCTCGAAGTGCCGGAAGCAGAGTTGGAACAGCGTCGTGCGGCGCTGCCACCGTTTGTCAATTCCGAAAAGACGGGCTGGCTCGCGCTTTATCAGGATCGTGTTCAGCCGCTGACGCAGGGCGGAACGCTGAAGGCGCGAAGCGCCATCTGA
- a CDS encoding multiple sugar transport system substrate-binding protein (product_source=KO:K02027; cleavage_site_network=SignalP-noTM; cog=COG1653; ko=KO:K02027; pfam=PF01547; superfamily=53850), which yields MEMTRAEFLKLALGLGAGAAMSAPLKAFAAGLTGTISYLTYESLPTTKKVTGDLIAALEAANPGLKINPLFTSPEAVRKQVASMLQSGTAPDIVNLDIEDATLYAHSKLLEPVSDIVGTIKNLPDRWRARIDGQDFFVPMGVKFTYSWYRSDLFEKAGLQPPKTWAEFEAAAKKLTGDGQYGYAVSSNETGDNPVSSLFSYAFSNGVNFVDDEGNVVFDQGENKAALAETLAFITRMSKFSPSGTNFGWGEIINSFASGKVAMADYIGSRLFAVTSQNNPQLAEVTKPMVQPYGKAAANRLSAEGLMVFKGSKNKEVAKSIITYLREGQRYFDYLWSIPLHVLPATKEDFLGGYQQDDFVKKHQDIVKVIDAAWDHARNPVYDLKGTKPSWQRARIYTSTVYNKMLANVVQGGADPSAAIDQAAKAARALVKNA from the coding sequence ATGGAAATGACACGTGCGGAATTTTTGAAACTGGCATTAGGACTAGGTGCCGGTGCTGCGATGAGTGCACCACTCAAGGCTTTTGCGGCGGGTCTGACGGGTACCATCAGCTACCTGACTTATGAATCGCTCCCAACAACAAAGAAGGTCACGGGCGATCTGATCGCGGCGCTGGAAGCAGCAAATCCCGGCCTGAAGATCAATCCGCTTTTCACGTCGCCCGAGGCTGTTCGCAAGCAAGTGGCTTCGATGCTGCAAAGTGGCACCGCGCCCGATATCGTCAATCTCGATATCGAAGACGCGACGCTGTACGCTCACTCCAAGCTGCTAGAACCGGTGTCTGATATCGTTGGCACCATCAAGAATCTCCCCGATCGCTGGCGCGCGCGCATTGACGGTCAGGATTTCTTCGTGCCGATGGGCGTGAAGTTTACCTACAGCTGGTATCGTTCCGACCTGTTCGAAAAGGCCGGACTGCAGCCGCCGAAGACATGGGCGGAGTTCGAGGCCGCAGCGAAGAAGCTGACCGGCGACGGCCAATACGGCTATGCGGTGAGCTCGAATGAGACCGGCGACAATCCGGTGTCCTCCCTGTTCAGTTACGCATTCTCCAACGGCGTGAACTTCGTCGATGACGAGGGCAATGTCGTGTTTGACCAGGGGGAAAACAAAGCTGCGCTCGCCGAGACGTTGGCATTCATCACGCGGATGTCGAAGTTCTCGCCCAGCGGAACGAATTTCGGTTGGGGCGAGATCATCAACTCGTTTGCGTCCGGCAAGGTGGCGATGGCCGACTATATCGGCTCCCGGCTGTTCGCCGTCACGAGCCAGAACAACCCGCAACTTGCCGAAGTGACGAAGCCGATGGTGCAGCCCTATGGAAAGGCGGCCGCCAATCGCCTGTCGGCTGAGGGCCTCATGGTCTTCAAAGGCTCGAAGAACAAGGAAGTCGCAAAATCCATCATCACGTATCTGCGCGAAGGACAACGCTACTTCGACTATCTGTGGTCAATTCCGCTGCATGTTCTGCCGGCGACCAAGGAGGATTTCCTAGGCGGCTATCAGCAGGATGATTTCGTCAAGAAGCATCAGGACATCGTGAAAGTTATCGATGCGGCGTGGGACCATGCACGCAATCCGGTCTACGACCTGAAGGGGACGAAGCCCAGCTGGCAGCGTGCACGGATCTATACCAGCACCGTCTACAACAAAATGCTGGCGAACGTGGTGCAGGGCGGTGCCGATCCGTCCGCCGCCATTGATCAGGCTGCAAAGGCGGCTCGCGCGCTGGTCAAGAACGCCTGA